A single Sorex araneus isolate mSorAra2 chromosome 8, mSorAra2.pri, whole genome shotgun sequence DNA region contains:
- the LOC101552842 gene encoding EP300-interacting inhibitor of differentiation 2, producing MSELPADRSAPALGAASGARAAPQEEVGDGRQASAPALPENARAGPMVAAGAVPMAADGEGPMAMEGEGPMAAVGQGPMAAAEQGPMAAAGEGPMAAAGGGPMAAAAAAAAGEGPMAAARDARMAEVGRVLAEPAEEEGPENRRRSRAGHGQGRAALPYLRLRHPLSLLGINYQQFLRHYLVNYPITPGRIQALEERRRRFVEACRAREAALDAHYQRNPQRMDFDILMFTIALTASEVINPLIEELGCDKCINRE from the coding sequence ATGTCCGAGCTGCCCGCCGACCGCAGTGCCCCGGCGCTGGGCGCCGCGAGTGGCGCCCGCGCTGCCCCGCAGGAGGAGGTAGGCGACGGGAGGCAGGCGTCGGCCCCGGCGCTGCCCGAGAACGCCAGGGCCGGTCCGATGGTGGCGGCAGGCGCGGTTCCGATGGCGGCGGACGGAGAAGGTCCGATGGCGATGGAGGGAGAAGGTCCTATGGCGGCGGTCGGACAAGGTCCGATGGCGGCGGCCGAGCAAGGTCCGATGGCGGCGGCGGGTGAGGGTCCGATGGCGGCGGCGGGAGGAGGTccgatggcggcggcggcggcggcggcggcgggagaaGGCCCGATGGCGGCGGCCAGGGACGCCCGGATGGCAGAAGTGGGCCGGGTGCTGGCGGAGCCCGCGGAGGAAGAGGGTCCCGAGAACCGGCGGCGGTCCAGGGCCGGGCACGGCCAGGGGCGCGCCGCGCTGCCCTACCTCCGCCTCCGCCACCCGCTCAGCCTCCTGGGCATCAATTACCAGCAGTTCCTGCGCCATTACCTGGTCAACTACCCCATCACCCCCGGCCGCATCCAGGCGCTGGAGGAGCGCCGCCGCCGCTTCGTGGAGGCCTGCCGCGCGCGCGAGGCCGCGCTGGACGCCCACTACCAGCGGAACCCGCAGAGGATGGACTTCGACATCCTGATGTTCACCATCGCGCTCACGGCCTCCGAGGTCATCAACCCCCTGATCGAGGAGCTGGGCTGTGATAAGTGCATCAACAGAGAGTAG